The Vibrio tubiashii genome includes a window with the following:
- the nhaD gene encoding sodium:proton antiporter NhaD yields MKLQWSIFVALFFLPFSTFAASSSDQILPLTQSTIGYAALIIFGIAYTLVMLEEYLQLRKSKPVLLAAGIIWAMIGYVYSQHDQIEVAKAALEHNLLEYAELLLFLLVAMTYISAMEERRLFDALQAWMVGKGFNFKTLFWLTGILAFFISPIADNLTTALLMCAVVMKVAGDNTKFINLACINIVIAANAGGAFSPFGDITTLMVWQAGHVSFAEFMPLFVPSVVNYVLPAIIMSMFVPNASPNVVHQHVELKRGARRIVALFILTIATAVAFHAALHFPPVIGMMMGLAYLQFFGFFLRRTLKASLHKKSLIAIENRDDIALKRLGSVVPFDVFRRVSHAEWDTLLFFYGVVMCVGGLSLLGYLGMISEVMYTQWDPIWANVMVGILSAIVDNIPVMFAVLTMEPAMDMGNWLLVTLTAGVGGSLLSIGSAAGVALMGAAHGKYTFFGHLKWMPVIAIGYAASIAVHMMLNGSLFT; encoded by the coding sequence ATGAAATTGCAGTGGTCCATTTTTGTCGCCCTTTTTTTTCTGCCCTTTTCAACATTCGCCGCATCTTCTTCTGATCAAATACTCCCTCTTACCCAGTCAACCATAGGTTATGCAGCGCTGATCATTTTCGGCATCGCTTATACCCTGGTAATGCTTGAAGAGTATCTGCAGCTTAGAAAGTCAAAACCGGTTCTACTTGCAGCAGGTATCATTTGGGCAATGATTGGGTATGTGTATTCTCAGCACGATCAAATCGAGGTTGCTAAAGCGGCGTTAGAGCATAATTTGCTTGAGTATGCAGAGCTGCTCCTGTTCTTGCTCGTCGCCATGACCTACATCAGTGCGATGGAAGAAAGACGGCTATTTGATGCCTTACAAGCTTGGATGGTGGGTAAAGGCTTTAACTTTAAAACCCTGTTTTGGCTGACCGGTATATTGGCATTTTTCATTTCACCGATTGCCGATAACCTAACCACCGCGCTACTCATGTGTGCGGTGGTGATGAAAGTGGCAGGAGACAACACCAAATTTATTAACCTTGCGTGTATCAATATTGTCATTGCAGCAAATGCCGGCGGCGCGTTTAGTCCGTTCGGTGATATTACGACTTTAATGGTTTGGCAAGCAGGCCACGTCTCGTTTGCTGAGTTTATGCCGCTGTTTGTTCCGTCAGTCGTTAACTATGTTTTGCCCGCGATTATCATGTCGATGTTTGTGCCGAACGCGAGCCCAAATGTTGTCCATCAGCATGTCGAACTCAAACGTGGTGCAAGACGGATCGTTGCCCTGTTTATCCTCACTATCGCAACCGCGGTGGCATTCCATGCTGCGCTGCACTTCCCGCCCGTAATTGGCATGATGATGGGCTTAGCCTACTTACAGTTCTTTGGTTTCTTCCTGCGCAGAACGCTCAAAGCCTCTCTACATAAGAAATCCTTGATTGCAATTGAGAATCGAGATGATATCGCACTCAAACGTTTAGGCTCTGTGGTGCCGTTCGATGTATTTCGACGCGTCTCCCATGCCGAGTGGGATACGCTACTCTTCTTCTACGGCGTCGTTATGTGTGTCGGCGGCTTAAGTTTACTTGGTTATCTAGGAATGATTTCAGAAGTGATGTACACCCAGTGGGATCCTATTTGGGCTAACGTTATGGTCGGGATTCTTTCAGCCATCGTCGATAACATTCCGGTGATGTTTGCTGTACTCACCATGGAACCTGCAATGGATATGGGTAACTGGCTACTGGTCACTTTAACCGCTGGCGTGGGTGGTAGTTTGCTGTCGATTGGCTCAGCGGCAGGTGTGGCTTTGATGGGAGCGGCGCACGGTAAGTACACCTTCTTTGGTCACTTAAAATGGATGCCGGTAATTGCGATTGGTTATGCCGCGAGTATTGCCGTTCATATGATGTTAAACGGTAGCTTATTCACCTAA
- a CDS encoding MalM family protein: MYLRALILSGCVALAGCQTAPTPEYVQSAQADKVSSLADLQSAVMKLPSSAVVDINANSQYLDFKEIDSHVAVFELPANRGEFSIEITSFISDTAFVPRAMIVDKTGKVLESYERDEFVYTKPRLNLGNRLVADKDFFPPLGLESVYLIVYTDKSELGGFTDVIHPARLDAEGRGNYLPEVKDIKIPNAETGRIEVSIDRVSLFSIGTSTAENAPLKPSQAPKVEIVQPETQTYYHNAIRSAVKSDNLDKALSLLDEAKALNVEGAQEVFIKAVNAK, translated from the coding sequence ATGTATTTACGTGCCCTCATCTTAAGCGGCTGTGTCGCTCTTGCAGGCTGCCAGACTGCCCCGACTCCAGAATATGTTCAATCGGCGCAGGCTGACAAAGTCAGTTCGTTGGCGGATTTGCAGTCTGCTGTAATGAAACTTCCTAGCTCAGCTGTAGTTGATATCAATGCGAATTCCCAATATTTAGATTTCAAGGAAATTGATAGTCATGTTGCGGTGTTTGAGCTTCCTGCTAACCGTGGCGAGTTTTCTATTGAAATTACTAGCTTTATCTCAGATACAGCGTTTGTACCACGCGCGATGATTGTCGATAAAACAGGTAAAGTGCTAGAAAGTTATGAACGAGATGAGTTTGTTTACACTAAACCAAGATTAAATTTAGGTAACCGCTTAGTTGCTGACAAAGATTTCTTCCCGCCTCTTGGCTTAGAGTCAGTTTATCTGATCGTATACACGGATAAATCAGAACTCGGTGGCTTTACCGATGTTATCCACCCAGCTCGCTTAGATGCAGAAGGTCGCGGTAATTATTTACCAGAAGTGAAAGATATTAAGATACCAAATGCAGAAACGGGTCGTATTGAGGTATCAATCGATAGAGTGAGTCTCTTCTCTATTGGTACTTCAACAGCTGAAAACGCACCTCTTAAGCCTTCACAAGCTCCAAAGGTTGAGATCGTACAACCCGAAACTCAAACTTACTATCACAACGCTATTAGGAGTGCAGTCAAGTCGGATAATTTAGACAAAGCACTTAGCCTACTTGATGAAGCGAAAGCACTAAATGTTGAAGGGGCGCAAGAGGTCTTTATTAAGGCGGTAAACGCTAAATAA
- a CDS encoding nucleoside recognition domain-containing protein, producing the protein MSNPTQKERKVTWGCYAALAFAVVFFSGLMKSNEWYGVLDFTTLNGSFGSVAYDVKETAEGVEAATTSLRGKGGSGARDGFIFALTLIPTVMFALGVINVLEHYGALDAARKLLSPLLRPLMGIPGSSGLALIASLQSTDAGAAMTRQLKDEGRLTKRETDVFTMFQFTAGATIVNFFSSGAVLFTLTMADGSLAVTSSIGLAVAIMFIFKFIGANLFRIYLNITEGKEGKQDKDNAQNLKEETAQ; encoded by the coding sequence ATGTCTAATCCAACTCAAAAAGAGCGAAAGGTAACATGGGGCTGTTATGCTGCCTTGGCTTTCGCAGTGGTGTTTTTCTCTGGCTTGATGAAGTCTAACGAATGGTATGGGGTGCTTGATTTTACTACCTTGAACGGCTCGTTTGGTTCTGTTGCTTATGATGTCAAAGAGACTGCCGAAGGCGTTGAAGCCGCGACCACTTCTTTACGCGGTAAAGGCGGTAGTGGCGCGCGTGATGGCTTTATCTTTGCTCTAACGCTAATCCCAACGGTTATGTTCGCACTTGGTGTGATCAACGTACTTGAGCATTACGGCGCACTGGATGCGGCGCGTAAACTTCTATCTCCTCTACTACGTCCTTTAATGGGCATCCCGGGCAGCTCCGGCCTTGCGTTAATCGCTTCACTACAAAGTACTGACGCGGGTGCAGCGATGACCCGTCAGCTTAAAGACGAAGGGCGACTCACCAAGCGTGAAACGGACGTCTTCACCATGTTCCAGTTTACTGCGGGTGCAACCATCGTTAACTTCTTCTCATCGGGAGCGGTACTCTTCACTTTAACTATGGCTGATGGCTCTCTAGCAGTGACTTCGTCTATCGGTCTCGCCGTAGCGATTATGTTCATCTTCAAGTTTATCGGCGCGAACCTATTCCGCATTTATCTCAACATCACGGAAGGTAAAGAAGGCAAACAAGACAAAGATAATGCACAAAATCTAAAAGAGGAGACAGCTCAATGA
- a CDS encoding methylated-DNA--[protein]-cysteine S-methyltransferase has product MNNRYTTYVSPLGTITLQANEKGLLGVWFEIQTTQPEELGQLSENDPILIKAIKQLEEYFSGDRREFDLPISAVGTEFQQQVWKALTTIPYGETWSYQDLANAIGNPKAVRAVGLANGKNPVSVIVPCHRVIGKNGKLTGYAGGVERKAKLLKLERVE; this is encoded by the coding sequence ATGAATAATCGTTACACCACCTATGTTTCACCATTAGGTACAATTACACTGCAAGCCAATGAGAAAGGTTTGCTTGGCGTTTGGTTTGAAATTCAGACGACACAACCTGAAGAGTTAGGTCAATTGTCGGAAAATGATCCTATACTTATTAAAGCAATCAAACAGTTAGAAGAATATTTTTCTGGCGATAGAAGGGAGTTTGATTTACCTATTTCGGCAGTTGGAACCGAGTTTCAGCAGCAAGTCTGGAAGGCGCTGACGACCATTCCATACGGTGAAACTTGGAGTTATCAAGACCTAGCTAACGCCATCGGTAACCCCAAAGCGGTCAGAGCGGTGGGTTTAGCCAACGGCAAGAATCCAGTTTCGGTGATTGTGCCATGCCATCGAGTGATAGGAAAAAACGGTAAGCTAACGGGTTATGCAGGGGGAGTCGAGCGCAAAGCGAAACTTCTTAAGTTGGAGAGAGTGGAGTAG
- a CDS encoding FMN-dependent NADH-azoreductase, with translation MTNTLVLKSSILGSHSQSNQLIDYALEGKTGIIERDLAANPVPVLDMSVATALRGGDDLSDEQQAALALSDQLIEELKAADQLVIAAPMYNFMVPTQLKNWFDIIARAGVTFTYTENGPVGLIENKKAIVVTTRGGLHKDSPRNSIESYVTTMLGFIGITQVEFVYAEALNMGEETAQAAREDALKQLVSLV, from the coding sequence ATGACCAATACACTTGTACTAAAATCCAGCATTTTGGGCTCTCACTCTCAATCAAACCAACTGATTGATTACGCACTTGAAGGTAAAACTGGCATTATTGAGCGTGACTTGGCTGCAAACCCAGTACCTGTACTGGATATGAGTGTTGCTACAGCGCTGCGTGGCGGAGACGATCTTTCGGACGAGCAACAAGCGGCACTTGCACTTTCAGATCAGTTGATTGAAGAGTTGAAAGCTGCAGACCAACTGGTTATCGCAGCTCCGATGTACAACTTTATGGTCCCGACACAGCTAAAAAACTGGTTCGATATTATCGCCCGTGCAGGTGTGACTTTCACTTATACCGAAAATGGCCCTGTGGGTTTAATCGAAAACAAGAAAGCGATTGTTGTTACCACTCGTGGTGGTCTACACAAAGACTCTCCTCGTAACTCAATCGAAAGCTACGTCACCACTATGCTTGGCTTTATTGGCATTACACAGGTTGAATTTGTCTATGCTGAGGCACTTAATATGGGCGAAGAAACTGCTCAGGCTGCTCGCGAAGACGCACTAAAACAACTTGTCAGCTTGGTTTAA
- a CDS encoding DUF413 domain-containing protein, with product MSDTQFRHGKKRFYDNTKFPRGFAKSGDFTLAEEEILTLYGDTMLGLESGDLQPENAEEKHFVKVLVHPGKAKSKLERVWLKYVQLARGRKRFHTLNGRTKPDASSVEDYADDVSLVEED from the coding sequence ATGTCAGACACTCAATTTCGTCATGGCAAAAAACGTTTTTACGACAACACTAAGTTTCCGCGCGGTTTCGCTAAGTCTGGCGATTTTACGCTCGCAGAAGAAGAAATCCTAACGCTTTATGGCGATACCATGCTTGGTCTTGAATCTGGAGATCTGCAACCAGAAAATGCCGAAGAGAAACACTTCGTTAAAGTATTGGTGCATCCAGGCAAAGCAAAGTCAAAGTTAGAGCGAGTATGGTTAAAGTATGTTCAGTTAGCTCGTGGTCGTAAGCGCTTCCACACACTGAACGGACGCACTAAACCAGATGCAAGTAGCGTTGAAGATTATGCTGATGACGTGAGTTTAGTCGAAGAAGATTAA
- the glgX gene encoding glycogen debranching protein GlgX, translated as MTCSRPYPLGATPDNKGCNFSIYSPNADEIQLALFNDNGEFETYPLTNEYAGIKFTYIENISVGQQYGYIVNQGDKPHLISDPYAKAIEKPLHYCTPFNSEKSFQLAKCVVVEDTFDWQGIAKPNRPREEMVLFETHVKGVSKLNSAVPVEQRGGYLGLVSDAMLSFYKQQNINTLQLLPVAACMHEPHLLKMDKVNYWGYNPYLFMVPDPRYAAKDAVVELKTAIRELHRNGIEVILDVVYNHTAEGGADGPVFNLKALDNRYYFKQGDHYANFTGCGNTVDLSYQPAMNLVMDTLRYWANEFQVDGFRFDLAATLGRHGEHFSPDSAIFKAVAQDPILREVKLIAEPWDIGPNGYQVGNFPFGWNECNDRLRDITRSFWRGDQGFLKEFATRIMGSRDLYSAANWPYKLTVNYITYHDGFCMQDLVSYKHKHNEANGEQNRDGHGDNRSDNYGVEGETENPAIIELREKQKRNFMASLLFAFGIPHILTADVLSHTQKGNNNAYCQDNETSWLNWQPSESKTQFKSWLADMVAARQKYMVPFIRAFSGEKRNDNRIYWRRLDGSFMEHDDWNRLSSVALHLGIGKNGEELFYCINQTNAPARFTMPENDKAEWTMICNTDSHELHQTIDHKQVLVAPRSIAIFFAHS; from the coding sequence ATGACGTGCTCCCGTCCATACCCTTTAGGCGCAACACCAGATAATAAAGGGTGTAACTTTTCTATATATTCTCCTAATGCTGACGAAATCCAGTTGGCGTTGTTTAATGACAATGGTGAGTTTGAAACCTACCCATTAACCAACGAATACGCCGGAATTAAGTTTACCTATATTGAAAATATCTCGGTTGGGCAACAGTACGGCTACATAGTGAATCAAGGTGATAAACCACATTTGATTTCTGATCCTTACGCCAAAGCGATAGAAAAACCGCTCCATTACTGCACGCCGTTTAATTCCGAAAAGAGTTTTCAACTGGCTAAATGTGTTGTGGTCGAAGACACATTTGACTGGCAAGGCATCGCTAAACCGAACCGCCCTCGTGAAGAGATGGTGCTTTTTGAAACTCATGTAAAAGGCGTAAGTAAGCTTAATTCTGCGGTTCCAGTTGAACAGCGTGGTGGCTATCTTGGATTAGTCAGTGACGCTATGCTTAGCTTCTACAAACAGCAGAATATCAATACGCTGCAACTGCTACCTGTCGCCGCCTGTATGCACGAACCTCATCTTCTCAAGATGGATAAGGTTAACTACTGGGGCTACAACCCATACCTGTTTATGGTTCCTGATCCGCGCTACGCCGCCAAAGATGCTGTAGTGGAATTGAAAACTGCGATTAGAGAACTGCACCGCAATGGCATCGAAGTCATCCTCGACGTGGTATACAACCATACTGCCGAAGGCGGAGCAGACGGCCCTGTCTTTAACCTCAAAGCTCTCGACAACCGCTACTATTTCAAACAAGGCGATCACTACGCTAACTTTACCGGTTGTGGTAACACGGTTGACCTTTCCTATCAGCCTGCCATGAATTTAGTCATGGACACACTAAGATACTGGGCAAATGAGTTTCAAGTTGATGGATTCCGCTTTGACTTAGCCGCGACACTTGGTCGTCATGGCGAACATTTCAGCCCAGATTCAGCAATTTTTAAAGCGGTAGCCCAAGATCCAATCCTTCGTGAAGTCAAACTGATCGCAGAACCATGGGACATTGGCCCGAATGGCTACCAAGTTGGAAACTTCCCGTTTGGATGGAATGAATGTAATGATCGACTGCGTGATATTACCCGCAGCTTCTGGCGTGGTGACCAAGGTTTCTTAAAAGAGTTTGCCACACGCATTATGGGCTCACGTGACCTCTATAGTGCAGCCAATTGGCCTTACAAGCTCACCGTTAACTACATTACCTATCACGATGGTTTTTGTATGCAGGATCTTGTGTCATACAAGCATAAGCATAATGAAGCGAACGGCGAGCAGAACCGAGATGGGCATGGTGACAACCGCTCAGACAACTACGGCGTAGAAGGCGAAACAGAAAATCCAGCCATCATTGAGCTACGAGAAAAGCAAAAACGTAACTTTATGGCGAGTTTATTGTTTGCGTTTGGTATTCCTCATATTCTTACCGCAGATGTGCTCTCTCACACCCAAAAAGGCAACAACAATGCGTATTGCCAAGACAATGAAACAAGCTGGCTAAACTGGCAGCCTTCGGAAAGCAAAACACAATTTAAGTCTTGGCTAGCAGATATGGTCGCGGCAAGACAAAAATATATGGTGCCATTTATTCGCGCATTCAGTGGCGAAAAGCGCAATGACAACCGTATATACTGGCGACGACTCGACGGTAGCTTTATGGAGCACGATGATTGGAATCGCCTTAGCTCAGTGGCATTACATTTAGGCATCGGCAAAAACGGCGAAGAGCTGTTCTATTGCATTAACCAAACTAACGCTCCTGCTCGCTTTACCATGCCTGAAAATGACAAAGCTGAGTGGACCATGATCTGTAATACAGACTCCCACGAACTACATCAAACCATTGATCACAAACAAGTCTTAGTTGCGCCCCGATCAATTGCGATCTTTTTTGCCCACAGCTAA
- a CDS encoding DNA-3-methyladenine glycosylase 2 family protein, with protein sequence MESGLVTLTQKDCHNARIARDSRFDGRFYVAVKTTGIFCRPICPANLPKEENVEYYFDKAQALQAGYRPCLRCRPDSAPSSWAWKGVEVTFQRAVKLIEQGALHHASLVELSERLGISDRYLRKLFNQYLGMSPKQYALYYQLMFAKQLLHTSHLSITDVALASGFNSVRRFNDAFKQVMKLPPSQVRKSSSIQTESNHVDLAFRGPLDWQHMLDFYRLRAISGLETVTDTGYQRHFELEGQAGWFAISNPKPGIMRVEFKLDDMSLLRSLVNQLRRMFDLDSDVLQIEQHLSDIEPQLVKCSGIRIPGVWSTWEAGVRAILGQQVSIKAAIGQLNLLVNTLQPECVTHFPTPSEVAAADLSFLRMPQSRKETLSRFAHFMIEGFEAPLDRWLELKGIGPWTVNYARLRGASEPNCFLDGDLVVKKALNQFPKLSAATASPWGSYATFHCWSHA encoded by the coding sequence ATGGAAAGTGGCCTTGTCACCCTGACACAAAAAGATTGTCATAACGCTAGAATAGCCCGCGATAGCAGGTTTGATGGGCGCTTTTATGTGGCAGTTAAAACGACAGGCATCTTCTGCCGACCTATTTGTCCTGCAAATCTACCTAAAGAAGAGAACGTAGAGTATTACTTTGATAAAGCGCAAGCATTGCAAGCTGGTTATCGTCCTTGTTTGCGTTGCAGGCCAGATAGCGCGCCAAGCTCTTGGGCGTGGAAGGGGGTGGAAGTGACCTTTCAACGAGCGGTTAAGCTGATAGAGCAGGGCGCGCTGCATCATGCCTCTTTGGTTGAGCTGTCTGAGCGATTGGGAATTAGTGATCGCTATCTGCGCAAGCTTTTCAATCAGTATCTTGGTATGTCACCGAAGCAGTATGCGCTTTATTATCAACTCATGTTTGCTAAGCAATTGCTTCATACCAGTCATTTGTCGATCACTGATGTTGCTCTGGCGAGTGGTTTTAATAGTGTGCGACGTTTTAATGATGCGTTTAAACAAGTCATGAAGCTGCCTCCCTCTCAAGTAAGAAAAAGTAGCTCGATACAAACAGAATCCAATCATGTTGACCTCGCTTTTCGCGGTCCATTGGATTGGCAACATATGTTGGACTTCTATCGTTTGAGAGCGATATCAGGGTTAGAAACAGTGACGGATACTGGCTATCAAAGGCACTTTGAGTTGGAAGGACAAGCAGGCTGGTTTGCGATCTCTAACCCCAAGCCCGGTATTATGCGTGTCGAGTTTAAGCTTGATGATATGTCGCTACTGAGAAGCTTGGTCAATCAATTAAGGCGTATGTTCGATCTCGATAGTGATGTATTGCAGATCGAGCAGCACTTATCTGATATTGAACCACAACTCGTCAAATGCTCCGGTATTCGCATTCCTGGTGTTTGGAGTACTTGGGAAGCAGGTGTTCGCGCGATTCTTGGTCAGCAAGTTTCGATTAAAGCCGCGATTGGTCAGTTGAACTTATTAGTGAATACTTTACAACCTGAGTGTGTGACACATTTTCCTACGCCTTCAGAAGTCGCTGCGGCTGATTTGAGTTTCTTACGCATGCCGCAAAGTCGCAAAGAAACACTGTCACGCTTTGCACACTTTATGATTGAAGGATTTGAGGCACCATTAGATCGTTGGCTAGAACTGAAAGGTATCGGGCCTTGGACGGTCAACTACGCGCGTTTACGCGGAGCTTCTGAACCAAACTGTTTTCTGGATGGGGATTTGGTGGTGAAAAAAGCCCTTAATCAGTTCCCTAAGTTATCGGCTGCAACGGCTTCTCCATGGGGAAGCTACGCAACATTCCATTGCTGGAGTCATGCATGA
- the lamB gene encoding maltoporin LamB, whose product MKKVSVLAAAVATTLAAGSAFAVDFNGYMRAGTGISGNSGSDVSVNKNGVGRLGNENDNYSEFGFAEDLKTGEQTWRIESMIAAGRDGKQGWEDGDVNIAQFAVKAKGLIASDKEATMWAGKTYYQRKDIHITDFYFLNTSGTGGGIENISVGNQKLSVALLQDTENDDAANFTADVRLANIGLWEDASLELALAYNFANEKKDKTEEADDGVLVSAILHQGMSNGFNQTVFQLGTNSYGDQMAGFGSGGYYDRSGAHNDATGFRLINWGVMNLGENWEMGHQLAYMNGSDIGGKDSKGNVTGKKFDTEQYSLVVRPMYKWNETMRTIFEAGYNAGEKINKDGLAVEDFGNTKLTIAQGWAMGDSFWARPELRVYGSYITDKENDDAFGTGEDSEYVVGVQVEAWW is encoded by the coding sequence ATGAAAAAAGTAAGTGTATTGGCTGCCGCAGTCGCAACTACTCTAGCAGCTGGTTCTGCTTTCGCAGTGGACTTTAATGGTTATATGCGTGCTGGTACTGGTATCAGTGGTAACTCAGGTAGCGATGTATCAGTAAATAAAAACGGTGTCGGTCGTCTAGGTAACGAAAACGATAACTACTCAGAGTTTGGTTTTGCAGAAGACTTAAAAACGGGTGAGCAAACTTGGCGTATAGAGTCAATGATTGCAGCTGGTCGTGATGGCAAGCAAGGTTGGGAAGACGGTGATGTAAACATTGCTCAGTTTGCTGTAAAAGCAAAAGGTTTGATTGCTTCAGACAAAGAAGCAACAATGTGGGCTGGTAAAACGTACTACCAACGTAAAGATATTCACATCACGGACTTCTACTTCCTAAACACTTCTGGTACTGGTGGTGGTATTGAGAATATTTCTGTAGGTAATCAGAAACTTTCTGTTGCGTTACTTCAAGATACTGAAAATGATGATGCTGCAAACTTCACTGCTGATGTACGTCTAGCGAACATTGGTCTTTGGGAAGACGCGTCTCTAGAACTTGCTTTGGCTTACAACTTTGCTAATGAGAAGAAAGACAAGACTGAAGAAGCGGATGACGGTGTATTAGTTTCTGCTATTCTTCACCAAGGCATGAGTAACGGCTTTAACCAAACTGTATTCCAGCTAGGTACAAACAGCTACGGTGATCAAATGGCTGGCTTCGGTTCAGGTGGCTACTATGACCGTTCTGGTGCACACAATGACGCGACTGGTTTCCGTTTAATCAACTGGGGTGTAATGAACCTAGGCGAAAATTGGGAAATGGGTCATCAGCTAGCATATATGAATGGTTCTGATATCGGCGGTAAAGACAGTAAAGGCAATGTTACTGGTAAAAAATTCGATACCGAGCAGTATTCATTAGTAGTTCGTCCAATGTATAAGTGGAACGAAACAATGCGCACAATCTTTGAAGCGGGTTACAATGCTGGGGAGAAGATCAACAAAGACGGTCTTGCTGTAGAAGATTTCGGTAACACTAAACTGACTATTGCTCAAGGTTGGGCTATGGGTGACAGCTTCTGGGCTCGCCCTGAACTACGTGTATACGGCTCTTACATTACAGATAAAGAGAATGACGATGCATTTGGTACAGGTGAAGACTCTGAATACGTAGTAGGTGTTCAAGTTGAAGCTTGGTGGTAA
- a CDS encoding LysR family transcriptional regulator yields MDVKVFRTFLELAQVRHFGKAAENLYITQAAVSARIKQLESYFDTQLFIRDRNNIKLTSAGERLIGYAEVMVSTLQQAKLELSLESGKALQLTLGGTPSVWDAYLQNCLSLVTDEFEGYGFMAEIMGREVLSRCLQERTLDMAFAFDQIKADELNCKKVADVVLILVSTQPDSLESVFEDKYVYVDWGTKFASEHAERHPKIPAPYLRTSTARIALDFILEKGGSAYLPASLVEPFLASGQLHKVEGMEDWYRPIYLSYRKASTSIDAIKQVEELVKTIDPVTAYSLQQMADLPIDDE; encoded by the coding sequence ATGGACGTAAAAGTCTTTAGAACGTTTTTAGAACTGGCGCAAGTAAGGCACTTTGGTAAGGCTGCAGAAAACCTGTACATCACCCAAGCGGCTGTGAGCGCGCGAATTAAGCAGCTAGAGAGTTACTTTGATACTCAGCTGTTTATTCGTGATCGTAACAACATCAAACTCACCTCGGCGGGCGAAAGACTGATCGGTTACGCTGAGGTCATGGTCAGCACCTTACAGCAAGCGAAATTAGAGTTGTCGTTGGAAAGTGGCAAGGCGCTGCAATTAACTTTAGGTGGCACACCCAGCGTTTGGGATGCGTATCTACAAAACTGTTTGAGCTTGGTTACTGATGAGTTCGAAGGCTATGGCTTTATGGCAGAGATTATGGGACGCGAGGTGCTTTCTCGCTGTTTGCAAGAGCGTACCCTAGATATGGCGTTTGCCTTTGACCAGATCAAAGCGGACGAACTCAACTGCAAAAAAGTTGCCGATGTGGTGCTGATCTTAGTGTCCACTCAACCAGATTCCCTTGAATCGGTGTTTGAAGACAAATATGTCTATGTAGATTGGGGAACCAAATTCGCTTCAGAGCACGCTGAACGTCATCCGAAGATCCCAGCACCGTACTTACGCACATCAACTGCTCGTATCGCACTGGACTTTATTCTTGAAAAGGGTGGCAGTGCCTACTTACCTGCTTCGTTAGTTGAACCTTTCCTTGCTTCTGGTCAGTTGCATAAGGTTGAAGGCATGGAAGATTGGTATCGACCAATTTACTTGAGCTATCGTAAAGCGAGCACATCGATTGATGCGATTAAACAAGTGGAAGAACTAGTCAAAACTATCGATCCGGTAACGGCGTACAGCCTTCAACAAATGGCAGATTTGCCAATAGATGACGAATAG